The following nucleotide sequence is from Halococcus sediminicola.
CGATCGTCCAGATCGCACGCCTCGTACCCTCGGACCACTTCACCATGCTTGCCGCGATCGCCGTTCTGATACGAGACCGAAACCGCAAGCGGGAAGCGGAGTTCCCGCTCGCTGTCCTTGTACATCCGGTAGGTCGTCATGTACGATTTGTGCGTCTCGAGTTTCTCTTCGAGCCGGTCGCCTTTCTCGGCGACCGGCACGACTGTCGCAGCAATCTCGCGTGAGCGGCGGATGATGCGCTCGTTGTAGAAGCCGGAATCAGCCAGCAACAGCTCGATCTCGAAGGGATAGGCCTCGACGCGGTCGAGGACGCGCTCGACCGCGTCGGCTTGTTTCTCGTCGCTGCGGACGTAGGTCATCGCGAGCGTGATCGGCTTGCCGTTTGAGACGAGATAGGCGGTGCAGTATCGGTGGCAGGTCGTGGTCCCGTCTTTAGGGCTCATTCGACAAAGTTCGCCTATCTCGTCGCTGTAGGTCCCGTGATAGGGGTTATCGACGAAATCGATGGAGACGATCCTCGACCGGTCAGGGTCGAGGATCGTCATGGCCAACTGCATGAACAGCAGGTTGGCGGCGAATTCGAGCCAGCCTCGATCGAGTGTGTGGAGCCAGTCGAAGACGGTA
It contains:
- a CDS encoding ISH3 family transposase, with protein sequence MLQLPQPDGFLSAWDVKGVAADVIGELPLPGIEGSPLDPGDIWSVVILASTNQSSVREVCAENHEAPCDDTVFDWLHTLDRGWLEFAANLLFMQLAMTILDPDRSRIVSIDFVDNPYHGTYSDEIGELCRMSPKDGTTTCHRYCTAYLVSNGKPITLAMTYVRSDEKQADAVERVLDRVEAYPFEIELLLADSGFYNERIIRRSREIAATVVPVAEKGDRLEEKLETHKSYMTTYRMYKDSERELRFPLAVSVSYQNGDRGKHGEVVRGYEACDLDDR